In Nicotiana tabacum cultivar K326 chromosome 2, ASM71507v2, whole genome shotgun sequence, the following proteins share a genomic window:
- the LOC107775183 gene encoding uncharacterized protein LOC107775183, which yields MTALAQISINFLALNTPHNALYRKPNFIGLKLRRPICCYTHLSTRNVSFWNKLRAFKEKSSFLKVKRAKNGSLERWGGEKRMIVVNFKQGLGFDGIGDGGGGGGGGGGGGGRDNSNTVRVVTNLVLAIGLTYLSMTGQLGWVLDAIVSVWLLAVLLPIVGLGAFIWWAGRDIVQGTCPNCGNDFQIFRSTLNDEVQLCPFCTQPFSVVGDEFVRDPVKFSNQSTTFGQAFSDFSARSKKGKDSTIGIVDVEAEVKDAE from the exons ATGACAGCACTTGCTCAAATTTCCATCAATTTCCTAGCCTTAAATACACCACACAATGCTTTGTACAGAAAACCAAACTTTATTGGGCTAAAACTACGTCGACCCATCTGTTGTTACACTCATTTAAGTACAAGAAATGTATCATTTTGGAACAAGTTAAGAGCTTTTAAGGAGAAATCCTCGTTCTTGAAAGTTAAGAGGGCTAAAAATGGGAGTTTGGAGAGATGGGGTGGTGAGAAGAGAATGATTGTTGTGAATTTCAAACAAGGGCTTGGATTTGATGGAATTggtgatggtggtggtggtggtggtggtggtggtggtggtggtgggagGGATAATAGTAACACTGTAAGAGTGGTGACTAATCTTGTTCTAGCAATTGGGTTGACTTATCTTTCTATGACTGGTCAGCTTGGTTGGGTCTTGGATGCTATTGTTTCTGTTtgg CTCCTTGCAGTTCTACTACCAATTGTAGGTTTGGGAGCTTTTATTTGGTGGGCTGGACGAGATATAGTTCAAGGCACT TGCCCAAACTGTGGGaatgattttcaaattttcag GTCTACTTTAAATGATGAGGTTCAACTTTGCCCTTTCTGTACTCAACCATTCTCAG TTGTTGGTGATGAGTTCGTGAGAGACCCAGTAAAGTTCTCCAACCAGTCAACTACATTTGGTCAAGCATTCAGTGATTTCAGTGCTCGTTCAAAGAAAG GTAAGGATTCCACTATCGGAATTGTTGATGTTGAAGCAGAAGTTAAGGACGCGGAGTAG